TGAAACCGGTTGAGCAGGTGCAACAATTGTTTTTGTGATCAGCCTCAGGCCCTTCGTGGCGGCAACCTTCAAAGCAGGTGCCAGCTGGACCACGTGTTCATCACTGCTCAGGGCCTGGCGCACCTCCGTCAATACCTGCTCTGCCGCAGCACGGTGCTCGTCCGTTATGCCGCCCAGACTATCGAAAATATCCCAGCTGAGCGTCTCGAAAGCACCGGCGAGCTCTGCCGTTTTGGCAAGGCACTCGCCCATTGCTGCTTCACTCGTCGTGATCTCCGCTGTAGCAAGCAGGCCGATGAGATCAGTGTCTCCGGAGGCCTGAATGCAATCGGCCAGCGTGCGCATTGCCGCCGCGGTTTTCATCCGGTCTGCGGTTTCTGGGACCATTCCCAGTCGCGTCATTCCATCCCGAAGACGCTGGCAAAACGCATGACAGGAACGCTGTGTTTCGCCGGTTTTCCTTCTAACTCCGCTTGTCAGCGTGCTGACATTGTTCGCACTCAACAGAGGGGAAACTGCTACGCCGAAGATGCTCCCGGCGCGCTGAACAGCGACCTGCCATTGCTCCTGCTTGGGAAGCTTTTGTTCACGCAACTCGCAGTCGTCCGGCAGGTCCGTCAGGCTTGCCTCGTACAGAGTGCCGTGCTGATAGAAAGTGCGGTTGGCCTGAGCCGCAAAAGTGAGAATGACCAGGTTCTGAGCTTCCTTCGGCAGCCCCATTGACTTGGGATGGTTCATCCAATCGCGCAGATGACCCACCGTGATTTCACTTCCCGTCTCGGCAGCCTTGCGGAGGAAATGGTTGCGCCAGTGTTGGCCCAGCACGAAATGCGTTGCATCAATTCCCATTTCGCCGAGCAGAAGCGGATTGGCGATCTGCCGCAGCAGAGGTCTCAGCACTTTATCGACCGGGAAGCGGCCATCGGCGGTTTGGGCTGCCTGCAGCGCCTGTTCGCATACTTTTTTCAGAATTGCCGGTTTCACTTCGGCGCCGAACTCGGGAGCGGCCGGGAACTCATGCTCCAAGGCCTGGCCGAGCAGGTGCTCCATGGCGCCGCATAGCTTGGCGGCCACCGGCGGCCGCGGATCAAATCCGGGCCAAAGAGAAATGTAGCGCTCGCTCAGCTCCAGCTCATGCGTCGCATCAATGGATCCCGGTGTAATGGCCTCCAGCCCGTAGGCCGCGTCCAGGTGATTCTGCACACGCTGCCGCAGCACGCTGCGCTGGTTCTCCAACAAAGATTTCGCCGCCTGCTTGTCCGGCGGGGAAAGATGGTTTGCATATTGTAGGAACCTTTCGCCTGCGAGCACATGGTCCAGGATCACAAGCATGCCGAGGTCCTTCAGTGCATCTGCGCTCAGAAACGCCGGCACCCAGCACAGGGTTTTCGCACCCTGCCTGTGACTGTCCCTGAACGACTGCAGCAGGCTAAGGTCATCTCGCGGGCCGTGACCGGCCTCGTCGAAAGGAAAATCGATGATGAGTTTCCACGATTCACCAGTGTTTTCTAGTGAGTTGTCGTGGAGTTCTCGGATGTTTCTGAACAGCACTGTGAAATTGCGCGAGGTGTTTCGCCATACCAATTGCCGGTACTGTTCAAACTCGCCTTCACCCTGGATCTGGAGCTGCTCATAGAGCATTTGGCGCACACGGCGGATGCGGTTGCCATAATTGTCCTCGCGCCGGGCCTGCTCGATGATGCTCTCGACGTCCACTCCGGTAAGCTGGATGGAAATGGTCGGGTTCGCCTCCTCACCGATCCGGATCTCGCCAACCCCGGCCGCCCAATTTCTTATTCTCCGGATTACCTCCTGACCTTCTCTTCCCTCGACCGGTGTTTTTATGGAGCCGTGATTGAGCGCCGCGAGCCGATCCGCTGTCAACGCCCGCAACGACTCAACTTCGGGTACCAGGGCAGAAAGCAGAAGCGTCTTTAGCAAGCGATCGTCGCACCGGAATGCGGTTTGTTGGGGGTCGTCGAATGAGAGCTGTTCCAGGTCCTCGCGGTGCATGCCGTACTGTTTTTCCAGCATCGGCAGCAGTTTCTGATGGTACAGCCTCTTGGCGTTGTCGAAATGGATCGCCATATCCTGGCTGAAGGCTTCATCGCCATGCGCGATCACGTCGAACAGATCGCCGACCGGAACGATATCCCCCAGTTTCAGCGTGTCCCGCTGTTCGACGAGAAGCTGCACCATTACTTTGAGTGCGGTTCTCTCGCGCTGTAGGACGCTTGACACGGCGATCAGAGTCTGGACCAGCGCAGGACTGAACGGATAAATGCGCCGGAACATCTGCCGGTCCCCATCGCTAGTAAGAAGTATGTTCATTGCTGATTGCCTGATCTTTGAAGTCTGCTCGAATGAGGCATCCAGTTCCTGCCGCGCAGCGTGATTTCGGCACTTCAACACGCGCCGCTCGGCGATGGCGGGAAGGTTGCGATCCTCCAGCGTGATCTTGTGGAAACGTCCTTCCCAGTGCCGGAGCGCATCCCCGAAGTTGAGCCGGTCCGCGCCGGGCACAGCCTCCCCGATCAGCTCGCGCAAATCGCGCTGCCGGGCCACAAAGCTGACGATCGGGATCGGCCTGTCGGGTGTCTGCGCCTCGACCAGCTTGGCGAGCTTCTGGCCTTCCTGATGAACGAATTTCAGGTCGGTCGCGTGACTGGCAAGCCAGAGGATCAGTTCGTCGAGAAAAAGGACAACGGCGTCGTAACCGAGTGCCGAGGCATGTTTGCTCAGAACCGACAATCCTTTGTCCAGCGAAACAAAAGCCTCGCCCCGCCCTCCGGCCTGGGTGTCGTAGGATCCGAAAAACTTGCTCACGAGGATGCTGATCAGCTGCGAACGTTCCTCGGATCCTGGCGGCTCCGCGATGGCTGCTTCAAATCGCGCCGCATCCCACCCGGCGTCCAGCTCGCCCCAGCCTCCGCCATTGCCGTTGCCTTCGCTCAGTGCGGCAAAAAACGCGGCGTCACCCATTCGGGAGCGCAACGCCTGCGCATCGCGGAACAGGCCCTCCGCCAGGTAAACTCCAGGGATCGGTGTCCCGGGGTGGGCGCGGCGAACGTAATCGACGTAACCCCCCAGGATGCCCGACTCCATGTCATGCGCGCCGATCATGTGGTATGGGACGAGCAGAAACTTCTTGCCCGATAACCAGTTGTTGTGCTTCTGGATCACCGGCGCGAGTTCAGGAATGCCGCGCGCTGCCGGGTACCCCTGCAGGATCAGGTGCAGGACCGCCATGAAATGGCTTTTGCCGCAGCCGAAGCTGCCGTGCAGATAGCTGGCTTTGCTGGTCCGGCTCTGGATGGCGCTGCAAATGAACGAGAGCGCGTCGTCAAAGCAGGACTTCAGCTCAGGAGTCACGACGTAGTCCGAGAGAACGACCTCAGGTCGCGTGACATCCTCGGCCAGGTGCAGGACGAAATCGCCTCGTTGCACCTTTTCGGGAATTTCGATTATGTCTCTCAAAAGAGTCATCGACGTTCACCGCGATGGAATTGCCAACGTTTTGCTAACACTTTCCCAACCGTAACCATCTTAAAATCAATAGCCTACTGAGGCTGCCAGAAAATTGGTCTCGATTACCGCAAATTCGCTAACACTCTCGACTCATTGTATTGCGGGCAACCCACCAGGGCCGCTACGGCGACAATGAGCCGTTGACCTCAGCATCGGCCCAACTGTCTGTGCCGACCTCCAAAACCGCCCTGGAGTGCTCTTGGAGACAATCTGTATATTAACTTCTTGGCATAACTGACTGAGTTCCTCAGGTTTACTGAAATGCCCCAGTGATTTCACTCTAAATTTATAAATCTGTTATTAATCTTTTATTAATCGGAAGCAGGCAACAGAGCCGGTCATTTTCTGCCTGCCAAACACCGGGTGCATTTAAATTGCTAATACTCTGCTAACGCTTTCTCTTCTGCAATACCAACCGTTTCAACGAGATCCAGCTGTCTCCTTTGATGCGCCAAAGAATTAACGCTTTTGCTAACGTTCCTCTTCGCCTGGTATACAGGATAGAGGAGCACCTCAACCGACACATTCGCCTTCGGATTTCGGGACATACCTTATCTTGTTCGCCTTCCCCTCACGGCGGAGGAATCCCCCCGGGCCCGACCAGACCCTCAAGTGACGGGAAATTTCGACCTTGGCGGTCTGGGATTCTCCAAGACCAAGCAACTCCCGGCACTCTCTCGGGGTGATCGAACCATGATCGGTGACGAACTGGCGAACCATTTCGCCGAACCGGATCGGATCAACTCCACGGGTTCTGGTATAAGCGGCTTTGCCCAGCAGGTCTTTCGCAACCGCTTTGCTGAGGTGGTAGGTTGCGGCTCTGGTTCTGCCGCGACGTTCCAGAATGCCGGTCTTCGGCTGAGCCAGGTGGTCAAGGATCCCAAGAACGGACTGTTTCGATAACTGGAGAAGTTCAGATGCAGCCCCGCTATCGATAAATGCATGCTCGCGCAGGTAACTCAGGACCAACAATCCATCGAGGTCTATCTCTCGACCGTCGCCGCGCCACTTCGCCACCAGAACCGCCATGCGTTCATCGAAGGTGCCATCGAAGATCCGAAGCACAACACGCGTGCCATCGGTTTGATATTCGGGAATTCGTTTTCCGGAAGAGAGCATCGGGATGAAGATGCGCCGGCGCCCCATTCCGGCGCGTTCCACTAGCCCGAGCTTTTCAAAAGCTTCGGCCAACGTCCGGTTCCTCGAGACCGGTTCGTGACGCAGAATGTTCTTTGGTGTGATTCCCGCCAGAAATCCGCCGGGACTCGTGATCACCAGGTCACGCGCGGCATGCCGGATCAAAACCTCACCGGGATCGCTGTAGTCGCGATGCGTGAGGGCGTTGAGCAACGCTTCGCGTACGACCTCGATCGGGTAAGCGGGGATCCGCAGTTTGAAAAGCCCGATTGTGGCCTCATGCTCGGGATTGGCGGGCCCGGTGAAGGCCTGCTCGATCCGCTCCAGGATTTGCAGAAGTCCGGCGCGGTAGGAGTCATTGCGCGAGACCGTGGTTTCAGAGGTCTCGTACACATAATGCACCTGGTGCTGCGGGCAGAGTGACGAGATCACATCCTCCCGGCCGAACAGCAGTAACCCCGTCCGCGTCACGCGGCCCTGCCGCACAGCTCCAAGCCCCGTCAGGAAAGTCCCATCATCGACGCGCAAAAGCTCGGACTGAGGTTTGAGCCGTCGCAGGACGTTGCGCGCCCGAGCAATCTCGACTTGATCGAGGTCGCCGGGATCGAGGCCATCGGCTGCATCGCCGCTCCAATCCACGATGCCGGTGGAAACCCGGGCCCTGGCGAAGCTCTGGGCGTCCATGGGCATGCAGCTCTTTCCCACCCGCTGCTTGAACACACCCTGGACCGTACCGTAAGGCGGATTCGATCCCTTAGGAACGCGGACCAACAACAGCCGTCCGGTACCTTCAGGAACGGGAAGCTCTTCAACGTCAACCCCAATGTTTGGACGTGTGCAGTCAAACACGGACCGGCGAAGCAAATCGAGGTCGCAGTTGCCGGATCCATGTATTGCATTCGCACGGCTACGGACCCGGTCTCCCACGCCGAATACGATCAGGCCACCTTCGGCGTTGGCGAACGACACCGCATATTCCGCTGATGTATGGGAGACTGCCCTCGCGTCGGCCCAGGGCTTGAACTCGAGCCATTGCGTTTCTAGCTCGTCCGCAGTCTGCGCTTCCAGGCGATTGAGGATTTGGCAGATTTCCGCATTAGTGGGAATGCTCATCGGCGGTTCCTTCTGGATGCGGCACGCTGCGCCGGCCGCCATGCCCTGATCTCAGCCGGTGTTTTGCCCATCTGGCGGGCTTCTTCCTGAATGAAGCCTTCGAAATAGTCGCCCATCGGCAGGCGGAACCAGGGATCGATCTCGTTGTGCCACTGCTTCAGCCAGGGGAGCAGCTCGATCAGGCAGGCCAGCAGCGGCACCAGACGCGGGTCCTCGCGGCCGCCTAGCCGTTCCTGGACGTCCACGTAATGGGTGCTGATCGCGCGCGCAAGCTGTAGGTGATTGTAGCCGGCCCACGCGATCATCAGCGTGCCGTCCGATCCGTGGCAATGCGGAAAGCTCACCCAGCGCTCCTTCTGCACATCAAGCTTGCCGCGCAAGCGCCAGTAATTGGTCGTCAGGAAATCAGCGCTTGCGTATTTCGGAGGCACGGGGATATCGCCGACCTCGTTGCGCTTCAGAGCCTTAGCATCATCTTCGGTCAGAAAACTTGAATGATCCCGGGGCAGCTTCGTCCGAGCATCAATGGCATCTTCCTGCCGTTGCAGTTCCCAGGTGTGTTCCCATTCCGCCCTTTTGCGCAACCCGGTTTCCTTGTAGCGCAAAACGGGCAGCAACGGCACGCTCTCCGCATCGACCAGTTCGGTGACGAGCTTCTGCACATCAAAACCCGGATCGTCGCGATAGACCTCGCCGACCTGCATGAATTCGGGATCCTGTCGCGCGATGTCGGCAAGCCGCGCAAGTGAAATTAGGCCTTGCTCGATCCTGGCCGTGGTTTTGCCTTCGTCGTTCATACGGCCATCAAAGTCGAAGTATCCCTCCAACCTGTCCAGCAGCCAGTTCCGCAGAGCCCATTCTTGCTGTAGTTCCCAAGACTCGATGTTCCACCGCCGCTTGAACTCCGGTCGTTCGATGAGGCCAATGTTGCGGTCGGACTCGATCAGCTCGATCCGCCACCGCACGATCTGCTTGTACTCATCGGGCCACTCGGCAGGAATTTCGATGACCGGTGTCGAGCCGTGACGGGCGAACCAGCTTGATTCCTCCTCGCCGGCCGCCATGCGTCGCGCGAGGACAATCTCAAACGCCCGATGCCCGAACTTCAATTCGGGCGGGCTCTCGCATCGCAAAACATCCGCTTCATGGGGCAGAAGGTCGTATAGCTTGTAGCATTCCCAGTCTAGATCCTCCTGCAACGCGATCATCCGAAAGAGCGTGGTGTGGAAAAGCTGCCGATGCTCGGCCAACATTGCTGCCGTTGGAAGCGTCCGACGCGCTGCTACTTCCGGAAGCGAGGCAGACAGTTGCCGCGCGAGGGCGTCGAGCTTTCTGGCGAGTGCCAGTGGCTGATCGGCGGGCAATGGGAATTGCTTAAGCTTCGTGCCGTCGTGTTCCCAGAAGTCCTCAAAGGGTGTGGTTCGTTGACGCGCCCCATGTTGATCAACCGTGCTCCCCTTGTTATGAAACACCTGCTTCATCCAGAAGCACGCGATGGAACTGTTGAGTATGCCCAGCAGCCCGAGGTGGTCGTCTTCGCTGGCGTTGGCAGGTAGCGTGATCAACGGCGCGTGCCTGTTGAACATCAGGCCGCCACGGCAGAGGCTCAAATGATTGTGCGTGGCGACATGCGACAACACAAGTGACAGTGGCGTCCGGTTCCGCTCAACAGGAATCTGGTGGTACTCCCACCATGGCCGACCGCACTGCGCGTACGTTGCTCTGCTGAAATCGAGTCGAGCTGAGAGCGTTGTCCTAAGGGGCCAAAGCCATGTCAGGATCAGCTCATTTCTTTGCAGTTCGATATTGCCGTCGTACGGAAAGAGCACCTCGAGTTGTGGCAGAAGTCCCCAGTCTCGGATGTCCTCGCCCTCGACAAATAGCCGGCGATAAGTGGCAGGTAGCTGGCGGATGCGCTGGGATCCCTTTGCCGTACTGAACGCATCTTCTTCGCCAAGAATTGCACTCGGTCCAATCGACACAACCATGTCGCCCAAAAAGTGGCTGCCAGCCTTGTCAAGGAGATCTCTCAACTCTGCCGCACCGCCGCCGCCGATGGACCAGGGGTGTCTTCCGAACTGTTCGCGTGGGGTGTCATTGACGCTCACAAAGGAGCTCTGGCTGCCGACATGGTCGATCTGGTCGAGGATAGCCGACCAGACAAGTCCGCGTCCTGGATCCTCTGGCGTGGCGGGTTCACCCTTGATGCCCATAACCGCGCGAATAGTCCCAGCGACAGGTCGACGCTTGCGAGCGAAAAGGACCACCGTCGGCGTACCGTGGCCGGGGAGGTAGGCGCCGCTTGTGTCGATAACGTGAGTCAAGTCGATTTTGGGCAGGTAGTTTTCGACCAGCTCCTTTCCAAACTCTCGTTTCATGAAGCTGTTTGTCGTGATTTGCCCGGTGTAGCCGCCGTCGACAGCAAGCCAGAAGATGCGCTCCATGAAAGGGACTGCGAGCGAATACTTCATATGACATGTGCCGTATCGTTGCCGATAGGCTTGGTTCAGGGCACGATCTTTCGGCGTGATGTACGGAGGATTGGCTACGACCGCGTGATACCGTCCGTTCACGAGCATCCGATCCAGGCCACGCGAGTCTTCGGCGTGGAAGTAGTGTGCGAGCGGTCGCCAGTCACCCAGAAACATCTGGCTACCCGCGCCGTGCAAAAGAGAATCGCCGCAGGCGAGGTTCAGTTGAAATGCAGGCGCATCCGCGAGGCGCCGGATGTCGCAGGATTTCATCGCGGCCAAGAGCAGGCGAAAGCGCGTGATCGCAACGGCGTACGGATTCAAATCCACGCCGTGGATGCTGTTGAGCGTCCGCTGGACCAGTTCGCGTACAGACGTGCCGGGCTCCTTGCGTTGCCATCGGTCCAGGATGCGGCGAAAGCTGCCGAGAAGGAAATGGCCGCTGCCGCAGGCGGGATCGATCATCCGAAATCCGGCCGCCGTCACCGCGATCCCTTCGCGGTCCAGCATAGGCGGAGCATCGAGGCCAAACTCGTCCAGCGCTGGATCGAGGGTGCGGTCGAGGATGAACTCTTCGACGAATTCAGGGGTCTGGAGGAGGGCGTACCTTTTGCGGGCCTCTTCCGAAAGATCCTGGTAGAGATCGCCGAGGAAACGCGTGTCCCAGCCCGCATCGGTGAAGTCGTGCACCAGCCCGCCGGATTCCGGGTTGATTCTCTGGAAAAAGCGAAGCAGCTCTGCGGCGGCATCTCCCGAGAGCCAGTTCGGCTGTGCGCGCAGGGCGTTGTGGCGGCCGAAGATTTCTGCGGCGCCGGGAAGCTGGGCCAGATGGTCAAAGACGGCCAGAAGGTAGTCGCGGTCGTTGAGGGTTGGATGCGCCCGGAAATAAAGCTCGTGTTCGTCCCGGGCGCGGTTCAAGCGATCGCCCGGGCCGGCGATCTTGGGTGGATCGATCAGGCGGTTGTCCTCTAGAAAACGCACGAACACGCACGAGAGCACCCAAGCAGCGGCGCTTTGCGTGATTGAATCGCTTCGCCAGTCCTCGTAATTCTGCGCGGTTCTTTCGGCCTGGCGCGCGCGGCTGTGCTCCGCCCGAAGCCATTGGCCCACATCAGGAACTTCGACAGACTCGCTTCGTTCCAACAGATCACCTTCGAGCCGCTGGAGCAGCTTGCTCACATTCGAGAGTAATTGCCGACGCTCGATCATGCGGGGTCCCCCCCGCCGGCTGGCGCGCGATGCTGGTTCTCGATCCAGCTATTCGGAATGCGGGCGCGCTGGCCGGGGCTGATGATAGGGATGGCCTTGCCGTCCAGCAGCGCCTGGTCATCACCGGGGACCAGAAGCCAGAGGCCGTGGATCCCGTCGCGGCGTCCGATGCGGTCCCGCATCCGTTCCAGAAAGTCCATCCGGTCGTATCGGGCGAGCAAGCCCGCGTAAACGATCAGCATTGTCTTTTCGGCGCGCAGAAAACGCTGCTCAACCGCGTTCATGGCTCGGCCAACCAGGAGCATCAGCTTATCCCAGTCGCCTTGGCCGGGCGTCGCATCGGTTTTGACCACGAGGTCCCAGCTCACGCGCGCTTTCGTGGCTGCGTGCCGCAGAGCCTCCAGAAAGACTTCCTCGAAATCCACGAGCTGGACCGGAAACCGGCTTGACAGCTCCTTCATCGCTTTCTGGTAATTCCGGTGATAATTCGGGTTCACCAGAAGGGTCAGGAACGCTCCTCCTTTTGCGGCGCGCTGGAGCCGCTCCTCGAATTGCCTTGCTTCCGCGAAATCAGGAGTCACCTCGCCCGCTGGGCTCAGGTCGCGTCCGGTTGGGTGTCGTGGGAGCGACTCGGTGCGGGTGGAGATCGAAGGCCGTTCGCTCAGCCGGCTGGTGTAGCAGCCGGTGCCCTCCCGGCCCTCCGGGTCCCACTCGAAATCGAGCCCCGCCTGGCGCAGAAGATCGTCGAGCATGGGCCTATCCGGCGCTGGTTGAGCTTCTGGATAACGGCTTGACACGCGTTCCCGGATCTGTTCGATGGTCAGCGACCTCACGCCCAGAAGTGCGCCCTGGGACAGCTTCAGCGCTCTCGCGGCATCCATGTTCCTCGGGTACAGCTCCTGGCGGCTCGAGACGGCTGCGTGACGCGAAGCTGCCGAAGCCATCCGCAGCAACCGGGAGTCGGTAATGACCATGCCTGCAGGTGGTTGGATCTCGCGCAGCCGTTCGATCGCCCGGGTAGGAACGACAAGCGGGTCTTCTTCTGCCAGCCTGTCCGCGACCTGACCAAGGCGGATCGCGTAATTCGCGAGTTCCTGTGTTGCGGCCACAAGGATGCCCGATTCTGCCAGATGGACGATGAAACGCGACTCCGCCATCGTGCGCTCGACTTCGACAGAGGCGCGGACCACCGCACAGGCCAGTCGGGTGCGCTGCGGCTCATCCTCGGTTGAACCCCGCGCGGTAAGCACGGCCTCGGTCAATTCCCGGAGCGACATGGCACCGGCCTGGCCGGCAAGGATATCAGCGATGTCAGATCGGATTCGGGTAATCGCGGGATCTCTCGACCATCGGTTCTGGAACTGCCCTACCAGCTGGCTGACGCGGGCCCTGGTGATTTTCAAGGTTCGGGCGACATCTGATTGGGTGGGCCACTCCGGCGATTCAGATTCGAGCCCTAGGATGGCCCGCAAGACGTGCTGGGTTGTTTCCCGGCCGCGGCCCCCCGCTCCGGCCACGCGCCTGACGAGCATATCGATGCTCAAGGTGGCGAGGTCAATTGACTCACGCGGGGGCTCCGCCTCAACAGGCACCGAGGGTTTTTCGCGAAGCGGCTTGCCCAACTGCTCAAGAAGCATTCGCCTGATGGCCGAGATCTCGCGACGGGTTTTATTGCCTACGCCGCGCAGACGCAACAGCCGCCGTAGCGGGACAGTGAGCAGGTCCTCGACTGTAAGGATGTTTGCCCGGTCGAGAGCGTTTGTGGCGCGGGTTCCCAGGCCGAGTTCGTGGATCTGGGTGTCGAAACTGGCTTCGGCAAGCAAGCCTCGCAGACGCGAGTCATCCTCCTTGTCGGCCAACGTGCCGGGTTCTTCGATAGCTTCAAAGCAGGCGCGCCAGCTTCGCAGCATCTCTTCGGCATTGTCGGACCGTTCCGCAACATTGCGGCGAAACGCCCTGGTGAAGAACTCGGCCAACTGATCGCGCAATCCGGCTTCAAACAATTCAGCGTCGATCGTGATTTCGCAGTCGAGGTGCGATGGGTCCGTTGCCCCATCTCCCCATTTCGGAAGCATTCCGGTTGCCAGCTCGTAGAGGGTTACGGCGGCCGCATAGCGTTCCGCATGAAGGTCCCACGCCTTTCGAATCGGAAGCAGAGGGTCGAGATAGCCGGTCGTGCCCGCACGGATATTTTCGGGCGGCGTGCGGGAGAGAGAGAAGTCGAAGAGAACCAGGTGTAGCTTGTCGCCGCGCCCCAGCATTCCGATGGCAATGTTGTCAGGCTTGATGTCCCGGTGTGGGAAACCTTGCTCCTCGAGATAGTTGACCGTCTCGAGCAGGTCCTCCCCAAAACGCTGCAACAGATCGATGTGCAGCTTGCCTTCTTTGCGAAGGCGCTGGCCGAGCGTTTCTATGATCCGTTTTTCCTTCTCCGAGTAAACGGGCCGCATGAGAAAAGCGTTGCGGGTGCCCAGCACTAGCTGTTTTTCGAACTCCACGATGTGGGGGTGCCGGAGCTTCTGGAGCACCTCTGCCTCGCCTTTGATTCTGGTATTGTGGTCGGGAGTGGATGCGGCCTTGAGGATGAAGTCCTCGCCGTTATGCTCGACCAGGAGCACGACGGAAAATGCGCCTTGCCCCAGGCGTCTCGAGACTTTCAGGTCTCCCGGGAGCATATCTCCCGGCTGAGCTCTGCTCGGATCTTCGATGGACTTCGACTCTGGAGAGGTCAACTCTTCCTCAACCTCATCGAGCTCTTGCAGAAAATCGACGACCGAATCGGTCCGGCTGGGCACCTCGGGATGTGTGCTGTATTGAATAAGGTACTGGAGAGCCTCGCAAGCGCCGTTAAGGACGGAGCTGATCTGGAGCCCCTTCGTCTCGCGCAGTTTGTTGCTCAGCTCTAATCCGTTGGCGGCCGGTGGAACTCCGGAAAAAAGATGATAGGCGATTGCGCCGAGCGAAAAGACGTCGAGGTACTCCCCGGTGCCGTCCTCGTCAGCGAAAGCCTCCGGCGCCATGTAGGCTGTACCGGCGGCTTCGACGAACTGGTCCAAGTGCGACGTCGGCGTCACCGGGTGGGATACGCCGGACGATGTTGTACCCGCGCGATAGCCGACCTGCCAGTTGAAGACCTTGATTTGGGGTGTCTCTCCCGATGGCTGGACCAGAATACTCTGCGGACACAGCGCACGATGGACAATTTTTTTCTGGTGCGCGTAACGGACGGCCTCGGCAATCTGCCGGAGCAGGCTAAGCTGACTGTCCGGGCCAAGCTGGTCTTTCCGTTCGGCGAGGAAATGGTCGAGCCGGACAAAATGAGGATCATCTTCGAAGACTAATGCCGGCCCCAGTTCGTGCTGCGTAAAGCCGTAGATGCGGAGGATTCCTGGATGAAGCAGGGTATCGAGGAGCTGGAATTCGCGGTTCGCGGCGCGTTCGATAGTCTTGCGATCTCCGGAAGTCGCGTCCAATGGCAAGACATAAATCCGCACCCGGCGTCTCACGTTCGTTAGCTGGGCGTGAGCGGCCTGCCAATCCTGGTATCCGGGGCCTTCACCGATGAGGTTTTCCAGGACATAATCCCCCACCTTCCGATATCTCTGTGAAGCCCGAATGCCTGCCTGCTCCATGGCTTGGCCGATGAGTCTGGCCATCGGGCGATCGTGGGCTCCTCGGACGGATTGGTCAAGGCCAGGGCAATCGCGGCGCACGACAGCGGCGAGAATGCCCGGCCGGGCATGCGCATCCGGAGCGGCCTCCCGGTCACGGAGGCAGACGCGCGTGCGCGCCACTCCCTGCAAATCGCATCGCAGGTCAGGAGCCGAGCAGAAAACGAGAGCCTCGATGAAGGGAAGGTGGCCTTTTTTGCGACTGACTTTCTGCTGCTCGAGCAATCCGCGGAGCTTTCTAGCTTTGAGGTTTGCCAAGATCAAAGGGCTGTCTGTTGTGACGAGCTTACCCTCGTTCTCCCAAGTCCAAGTGCCCGCATCCCCGAGAAGCCGGCCGGGATTGCTTTTGATTTCGACAAGAAAAAGGCCATGCGGTGTGAAGACGAGAAGGTCGACCTCATTGATGCTACCATCGGACGCGATGAATTCGAAGTTGGACCAGGCCCGATAAGGGTCGCAGTCGGGCAGGCCCTGGCGGATGAAATCGAGAGCATCCCGTTCCCATGGAAAGCGGGAAGGGGAGATTTCTTTCCATCGATCCGATGAGATCGCCACGTTCCTTCCTCGACGAAGATAAATTCCGGCTTTGAATGACGATTTCTATCCCGTACCAGCCAAACAGGCAAGCTGAAAGTTGATTTGGGGATTAGTCGCAACTCCTACGTGCCTTTATGACAAGCCGCGTTTCCAGGCGCGGCGCGCCGCCAAACTCATAAAGGCCTTTCCGCGTTGAGGTCCAACCTCGCAGGGGCGACCTGCAGGTGCCCTTACAGTTATCGCCTACTAG
The sequence above is a segment of the Terriglobia bacterium genome. Coding sequences within it:
- a CDS encoding phage resistance protein: MTLLRDIIEIPEKVQRGDFVLHLAEDVTRPEVVLSDYVVTPELKSCFDDALSFICSAIQSRTSKASYLHGSFGCGKSHFMAVLHLILQGYPAARGIPELAPVIQKHNNWLSGKKFLLVPYHMIGAHDMESGILGGYVDYVRRAHPGTPIPGVYLAEGLFRDAQALRSRMGDAAFFAALSEGNGNGGGWGELDAGWDAARFEAAIAEPPGSEERSQLISILVSKFFGSYDTQAGGRGEAFVSLDKGLSVLSKHASALGYDAVVLFLDELILWLASHATDLKFVHQEGQKLAKLVEAQTPDRPIPIVSFVARQRDLRELIGEAVPGADRLNFGDALRHWEGRFHKITLEDRNLPAIAERRVLKCRNHAARQELDASFEQTSKIRQSAMNILLTSDGDRQMFRRIYPFSPALVQTLIAVSSVLQRERTALKVMVQLLVEQRDTLKLGDIVPVGDLFDVIAHGDEAFSQDMAIHFDNAKRLYHQKLLPMLEKQYGMHREDLEQLSFDDPQQTAFRCDDRLLKTLLLSALVPEVESLRALTADRLAALNHGSIKTPVEGREGQEVIRRIRNWAAGVGEIRIGEEANPTISIQLTGVDVESIIEQARREDNYGNRIRRVRQMLYEQLQIQGEGEFEQYRQLVWRNTSRNFTVLFRNIRELHDNSLENTGESWKLIIDFPFDEAGHGPRDDLSLLQSFRDSHRQGAKTLCWVPAFLSADALKDLGMLVILDHVLAGERFLQYANHLSPPDKQAAKSLLENQRSVLRQRVQNHLDAAYGLEAITPGSIDATHELELSERYISLWPGFDPRPPVAAKLCGAMEHLLGQALEHEFPAAPEFGAEVKPAILKKVCEQALQAAQTADGRFPVDKVLRPLLRQIANPLLLGEMGIDATHFVLGQHWRNHFLRKAAETGSEITVGHLRDWMNHPKSMGLPKEAQNLVILTFAAQANRTFYQHGTLYEASLTDLPDDCELREQKLPKQEQWQVAVQRAGSIFGVAVSPLLSANNVSTLTSGVRRKTGETQRSCHAFCQRLRDGMTRLGMVPETADRMKTAAAMRTLADCIQASGDTDLIGLLATAEITTSEAAMGECLAKTAELAGAFETLSWDIFDSLGGITDEHRAAAEQVLTEVRQALSSDEHVVQLAPALKVAATKGLRLITKTIVAPAQPVSRATPPEPTPGPPPQPAKVGRRIVGQGTEQNLPLAAAKDLLLKLDREISPGQTARISLSWIIEEEGSKS
- a CDS encoding putative DNA binding domain-containing protein — its product is MSIPTNAEICQILNRLEAQTADELETQWLEFKPWADARAVSHTSAEYAVSFANAEGGLIVFGVGDRVRSRANAIHGSGNCDLDLLRRSVFDCTRPNIGVDVEELPVPEGTGRLLLVRVPKGSNPPYGTVQGVFKQRVGKSCMPMDAQSFARARVSTGIVDWSGDAADGLDPGDLDQVEIARARNVLRRLKPQSELLRVDDGTFLTGLGAVRQGRVTRTGLLLFGREDVISSLCPQHQVHYVYETSETTVSRNDSYRAGLLQILERIEQAFTGPANPEHEATIGLFKLRIPAYPIEVVREALLNALTHRDYSDPGEVLIRHAARDLVITSPGGFLAGITPKNILRHEPVSRNRTLAEAFEKLGLVERAGMGRRRIFIPMLSSGKRIPEYQTDGTRVVLRIFDGTFDERMAVLVAKWRGDGREIDLDGLLVLSYLREHAFIDSGAASELLQLSKQSVLGILDHLAQPKTGILERRGRTRAATYHLSKAVAKDLLGKAAYTRTRGVDPIRFGEMVRQFVTDHGSITPRECRELLGLGESQTAKVEISRHLRVWSGPGGFLRREGKANKIRYVPKSEGECVG